TTTCAATCCCGCAGCTGCGTATTCCGCTTCGATCTTCGCGATGGCTTTCTGCACTTCTTCGGAAACGGTCACGGCGTTGGCGTCTGACTGTTTCTGCACCTGCAGCGCGATAGACGCGTTACGGTCTACACGGGCGAGGCGCTCTGCGTCTTTCGAAGCATCCTGCACATCCGCCACATCGCCGAGGCGCACCTGGGTGCCGGAAGCGGTGGTGGAGAGTACGAGATCGCGGAGCTGGTCCACATCTTTGTATTTACCCGCGAGGCGGACGAGGATTTGCTGATCGGTGGTTTTTACCTTACCGGTCGGGAAGTCGAGGTTTGCATTGGTTACGATCTGGCGCACCTGCATGATCGACAGCTTGTACGCTTCGAGTTTCCTGGGATCTACGTTGATCTGGATTTCCCTTTCCTGGCCGCCGATCATCGAGATCTGGGCCACACCGGGCAAGCGTGACAGCATCGGCTGGATGCGCTTGTCGATCAGGTCGAAGAATTTCCGGTCGTCCATTTTGGAGGTCGCGGAAAGCGTCATGATCGGAAGGTCGTCGAGGGAGAATTTATTGAGGGACGGCGGTTTGGCATCGCCGGGCAGGTCGGCCAGGATGGCGTTCACCTTCCTTTGCGCGTCTTGCAGGCCGATGTCTTCGTCCGCGTCGTTATTCAGTTCCACCGTTACCAATGAAAGGCTTTCGGAAGACTTGGATGTCAGTTTCTTGATATTTTCCATCGAGGCAACGGCGTCCTCGATTTTTTTGGTCACGGTGCTTTCCACTTCGGAGGGGGAGGCGCCGGGGTATACGGTGGCGATGGTCACGATCGGCGACGAGAACTTGGGCAGCAGCTCATAGTTCAGCGACTTGTAGGCGAGCAGCCCCAGCAGCGTCAGGATGGTGAAGAGCACCACCACAACCGTTGGCCTTTTTATCGATAATTCAGTAATCTTCATTTTCTTCGGTTTGTTAAGTCAAGCAAATCGTCTTATTGTGCCTGCGCGGCTACTTTGGCGCCGTCGGTCAGGTTGATCTGGCCGCTTATGATCACGGTTTCGCCTTCCTGCAGGCCTTCACGGATTTCGACTTTATCGCCGAAGATGCGGCCGGCGGTTACTTTACGCAGTTTGGCCACATTGCCTTCCATCACATAAATCTGGTTGCTGTTCACACCGCCCACGAAAGCGTTGCGGGAGATGAGCATGGTGGGGTCCTGTTTCGGCATTTCGAAATTGGCGGTACCGTACATGCCTGCTTTCAGTTGCTTGCCGGTGATGTTGGTCACTTCCATTTCTACGGGGTAGCTGAGCGTCTGGTCGCCTTTCGCGGCGATGAAGGTGATTTTGCCGATGTATTGCACTTCAGGGAATACATTGGTGGTCACGTTCACTTTGTCGCCCAGTTTCAGGTTGATCACCTGCATTTCCGGAACGGTCACGCGCAGTTTGAGGCGGCTCACGTCTACGATGTCGAACATCTTGGTGCCGGGGGAGAGGTAGGTGCCTTTTTCCACGTATTTGGCGTTGATGAACCCGGAGATGGGGGCTTTTACGTAAGTGTCGTTCACCTTACGGCTGGCGGCTTCGTATTTGGAAACGGCCAGGTCGTATTGCAGGCGGGCGTCGTCCATTTGCTTCTGGGTAACTCCGCCGGTTTTGAAGGCTGATTCATATCTTTCCTTATCTACTTTCAATTGCTGAAGGTTCGCTTTTGCGGAAGCCAGGTCGGTACCAACGATCTCATCATCGATGCGCACGAGCATTTGCCCTGCCTTTACGAAGCTCCCTTCGTCTACCAGCAGCTGGTTGATGCGGCCGGAGATTTCGGAGAGATAGGTGAGTTCTTTGTAAGGCATGAAGTTGCCGTTGGCGGCGAATTGTTGGTCGAAGTCCACGCGGGCGGCCTTTTCGATAACCACGGGGATGTCGCCGGTATTGCTTTGTTTCACGAATTCCGTCTTGGCGACGTTGGCGGC
Above is a genomic segment from Chitinophaga pollutisoli containing:
- a CDS encoding efflux RND transporter periplasmic adaptor subunit — translated: MKKVLIYGTLTIAALAAIVWKLNANKAANVAKTEFVKQSNTGDIPVVIEKAARVDFDQQFAANGNFMPYKELTYLSEISGRINQLLVDEGSFVKAGQMLVRIDDEIVGTDLASAKANLQQLKVDKERYESAFKTGGVTQKQMDDARLQYDLAVSKYEAASRKVNDTYVKAPISGFINAKYVEKGTYLSPGTKMFDIVDVSRLKLRVTVPEMQVINLKLGDKVNVTTNVFPEVQYIGKITFIAAKGDQTLSYPVEMEVTNITGKQLKAGMYGTANFEMPKQDPTMLISRNAFVGGVNSNQIYVMEGNVAKLRKVTAGRIFGDKVEIREGLQEGETVIISGQINLTDGAKVAAQAQ